The sequence below is a genomic window from Colius striatus isolate bColStr4 chromosome 17, bColStr4.1.hap1, whole genome shotgun sequence.
GTACCAGGCCATCCCCCTCGGTGGAGGGGAGGGATAGGGCTGCCTACGGCCGTAAGGGCCGGCTCCGAACAGCACAAACGAGCTTTTATTGGGAAGTTGTAGGAAACAAGTGCAAAATTTAACTTAGGCTGCTCTGAGGGCACAGGTGTTAAAACATCATGGCAATATCCCCACTTTCAGATGGATACACAAAATTATATAGGACGACCTTTTTCCACCTGTTCAGTGTAAATGTGTTCTGACATCACATAAGTAACAATGTGTATTATCCCTACAGCCACAGCTAAACACACAGCCCATTCTTCCCTCGCAGGCTAAAGTTATTcctaggaggaaaaaagctgcCTGAGACCACACTCTAAAAACAGCAGCCAGGACAAAAATTTCACATAGGCAGTTTGATTATTTTGAGTCCTTACCCAGACAGTGCAAGACCTGTTCCAAGGCCAGTAGAAGCAAGGACCTGCACTGAGCTTGCCTTGCTGAACAGCAGTTTGGAGAAAGCTCCTTGCTCCAGGGTAATAACAGGGCTAATTCTTCCAGTTCCCACTTCTAATCCTGCCTTCTTCCCTAATATTAAATATCACCATGGCTTCTGAAAGATTAAAGCAATAACTCTGGGCAGAACTCAAGAATAACAGCGAAAGTGTTTGGTGCAATTTTAAGTAGGGcctaaaaaaaatatcacaggaCACTGCTGTGTATAAATGAACATTTCATCACCCTGCTGGAatagctactgaaaacataccgtGCTGGTGTTGCACTCTTGAACTGTTCCCAAAGTTCATGAGATGGTAGCTTGCTTAAGTAGGGGATTAGTAATGAATGTTTCATAGGATGAAaatccattctgtgattaagtCTTTTAAGTTAAAAGTAACTTCAAGAAATTATACAGCctcaacaacaaaagaaagcataCACTGGTTTTAGGACAAGCAgtaacaacttttttttctgtaaagaataaaattaatttacaaCATTAGTTTATCaagaaaaatgtacattttagaTCTATATATTTTACAAGATGTCCCAGATCTACTATGTATTTCTATGGGAGGTATATATTACAGATTTATTTGGCTGCATTATAAGGCAATCAGTGAAAACCACATTTGTCCCACAAGAAACCATCCATAGGTGACATCAGTCCCATGATTATTTGCAGACGATTCCAAACATTTCTGCTGACAGCAACCAAACTATGCTGTATCAtctttattaaaatgtaaagaaatgtgCTTGAAAGAGAAAGGTGTAAACTTGTATCCTCCACCGGAGTAGAACTTGTTCTGAAATTCCACCCTGAAACGAGacaaaaaacaccccagaaTCTGTATATTAATCAGTTGTCAAGGGACAGAACCAATCCTAATCCTGTCACTTAGGCTTTCTGTGCAGCTATTTAACCTTCCTATCACAGTCTCAGGCAAATGTTTCTTGAGAGAACCAAACACACTGACATTGTGCTCTAATGCTTAAGTTTCTCACTTCTGTCTCACTGATTTGTTTTCCAATTAGTTGCAGTTAATTGTTTTGTGGACAATACTCAGTAATGCAAACAGCTCAGCTTTCAGTGTTTATATACCTTAAGCCTGCTTTTCCTCGTTGTCAATTTCATCAGGTTTCAAACTATTCTCTGAATCCACTCCAACAAGCAGAGCTCATGATATTAAAACTAAGAAAGGATTAAAATACTTCAAGGTTGGCAGCCCCGCTTCAGCAAATGTTTTGCTCACTGTTGaaccaaataaataaaccaGACTGAAGCCATTCAGTGAAATAAACAGactgaaattaaaaatcctCATCCATATCACTAATATTCTACAGTATGAAAAGCTGCAATACTGTAAATCAAGTGTACTTATAGTTTGCACCAAAATCCCTCTGAAAGTGACTGAGGTTGACATGGTCATAAACCAAGATAATATCTGAATTTACTGAAAATATATCAGAGGAACAATCACATTCAACTAATAAGCCATTTATTTAATATGAATAAATACAGTATTACAGTAGCATGTTGAATTGtacacttttctttttaataaggCACCTAATATTTTGACACAAAGATACCTCTTAAATAAGCTAAAGTGGTACTAAGGAAAAATGAACTTACCAGTGAAGTCGTATGGcatggagaaaagcagaaaggccCTCCATGatcaaaagaataaaaactgtCAGCACAGCAAAAAAGGCTACAACAGGGACCAGCAGAAAGACACCGTACGTGGCATCCACACGAAGCCCCACTCTCATCACCATTTGCCACAGAACTTCTGATAACTCTGTTTTAAAGAGGAAATTCACGATTAATGTTGACACTGcatctgttccctcatccagctACCCTAACTGACTTGTGTCCTCATTTAAACTACCATGTTTAAATGAATATAGGAAATATAAGCCATTCCCTGGCCCAGTTAGTTGCTTTCCACCCTGAAATACCTGAAATGCAGTTTCAGAATGAGGTTTACTAATGGCAACATTTTACACCATGACACAAGTGTCTAAATAGCTTCCAAACTGATCAATCACTGGAAATTAGGACATGGTACTGTGGCTACAGATACACCTTTATGTGAGGGAATGCTGTGCTCAGAAAATCAGTCTCTTTACAACATAGAGCCATCAATGGAGAAAATCACTATGTAACAGTAACTCACAATTTTAGTTTGGGGGCTTTCCATAGTTTAAACAGggatatttttttacattaagaTAATTCCAAGTAATATCACTTCAACAGGGCAGTCTGCCTCTAGTCAGCACTAAAAATCAAGACATAAATAAAGGAAGCCAACAAAAATCCCCACACCAAAACCACTTACGTGCATGAGCAAGACTTAATGCCCAGAGTCTCAGATACGAGGCTGTGTTAGAAATACATCCCAGACAGTACTCAATTGTGTGGATTGCTTGATTCAtaaaaacatctgcaaaattaagctaaaatataaaaatacatttgtatcTATTTCAACAACACAGGACAGCAAGAGAGCACAAAAACATCCATCTGCAAATGTTAACATGCAGGGGAGAAAAATGCCCTTAAAGGGTAACACATTGATTCCACATCAAATAAAGATCTGTTATGTTTAAGATCCTTATTACAGagacaacattaaaaaaatcttgatgCTATAGTTTTCCAGTTAGTTTCCCCAATTACTTGTTGATAGATAAAAATGAAAGCCAATTTATGTTTTCCACAAGGAACACAACCTAATACTTGAAAACccttaataaataataaaaaacccttAATAAAATCAGCCACGGTTCTAATTCCCATTCTACTGAGGACAGGAGTTCACAATGTCAATTGTTGCATCTTTAAAAGCAGGATTAATTATTAGTAATGCTAGTGATAGAAAAACAACTACATTAATCCTGTAAACtctataaatataaatatttgttgCTAACAAAGAGTTCCAAGACTAATACAAGTGCCAATTTCAACGCTTACTTTGCATGGAACTATGACACATTTTATTCAATCAAACCATTCTTGCATTTTCTATACATAAGAAGCAAGAGCCTACTACCCCAGTGAAGCAAGTACTACACATAGTCTGCACACTGGGAAACTGAAgtcactttttcagttcacaaagtcactttttctctttcagttcaCATGAATATCAGGGGAATCAGTTGAGACCTTTAAAAATGTGCCACCCctgtctcccagcaccccaACAGCAATAATCCTCATCACAAGATGGAACTTTGCAGACATAAAAAGACTTTTGTCTGATGAAAAGCCAAGATTAATTAACAGGAAGCTGGGCAGTCATCCTCTTGCCTTAGTTTTAAGAATCCATAAAACCATACAAAACCCAGGGTTTTTATCCCACTCTTCAATTTGAGCAAAACTATAGTCTTAGATGCTAAGCCTACAGATGAAAGGAAACATTCTTCCTGTTCTCCATTACAGAGAGATTGTGCTTATGGTAGCAATACCAAAAAATAATGATACAATGCAGTGTACAAATATGTATACTGCATTCAGGCATCAAGGTCTTTGGAAAGGTTCAGCTCATCTTCCTGAAAACTTCCAAGGACTCAGTGTATTTCTTAATTTTCCACTTCTAATTTGCTTTTAAGGACATACAAACTAGAGATTAAGTAGAAACATTAcctcctctccatcctcctcTCTGTGTCCACTGTCTGAATGACTGCTTCCTTCTTCTACATCATGACATCTCAGCAGAGAAAGTTCCTCTTCACTTTCTTTCCGAATTAGCTTGTAGCCACTctataaaaaggaaacatatcACATCTTCAAGTGGACTGCCTCTGTGGTTTCAAGAATTCATTTAAAGCAGTTGGAGgcaaagacaaaaagagagCTGGGGGAACAAAGTACTGTAATGTCTTATAGTCAAAAGCTTTCCAAGTTGAGTAGAAATACTGAGTGAAGACATTCTATGCAATACACCACCAGCTGAACTCTGTTATACTGAAGAAACGTGCAAGTGTCTCTCAATACTCACCCTGTACATTCTAAGGCCTCGGCCTCCGCTGTGCAGCCAATATAAATAAAGTGGTTTACCAAAAAGCATTACagggacagaaagaaaagcaatacaAAGTAAAAACCTCTGCAGAGCAATCTGtttgaggggagaaaaggaaaaaaaacagattagaTCACAAAATCAAATGGAGGAAAAGccttattgtttcttttaaaggcCTGTTCCAgcacacaaaaaacccctactGATTCCAGTGGGCATGTACTCCAAACTGAACATGCAAGTATTTCACTTAATCTGGTCTTCAAACTGAGTTACAGATGTCCTGAAGGACTGGGTTCTACATTAAGGTGTTACTCAGTTCAGTAAGGTGATTTTCAGCACATTGCAAGCATGAGATGTTGTTCTCTAGCCTTAATTTTAACCTGGGGGATTTTGCTCTAGAAACAGGTATTTTCACAAGTCACTATGTAAAATCTTACAACCAATTAAAGAGTAAATATGTTATTTAATCATGTTTATCTAGTTTCCCTTTAGTCTGATACATTCCCCTTACTAGGGGaaccctcagcctcagcctttgGCTTTAcagaaagaatcacagaatgtcaagggttgaaagggacttcAAAAGTCCAACCCCCTGTCAGTACAGGACTCCCATGACCAATAAAGCATTATCTGCCCAGGGATCTTCAGAAGCTTTTAAGAACATTACTAACCTGTCCAGTGTAGAAGACCTCTGCCTCACCACCAGTAAACAGGAACATGTTAATAAATTCAATCAAAATACTAGGAGCAGATGTAGAGTCCTCTGCAGAGTAGGCTAACCATTTAAAGAAGATCAGAAACACAAGGTAGCCAAAGATGCACATCATGAATAAAAGTTCAGGCagaaaaaccaaataaatattatactttttcttgaaatgtctgaaagattaaaatgggggaaaaaaatgtaatcagTTTTACAAAGAAACATCAAGATACATGGCCCAAACAGGATTTCAGTAAAACACAACTATACTCAGCACTTCTAAACAGCAAAACTGAAGTTACAATCCAGAGCTGATTTCTTCATATTCAGTGATATTTGAATCAGGTATTTCAGTGGAAATCAAGCCCATAAGAGGCAGGTACCTCTATTTAGCAACAAGTGAAATCAAACCTTGTATTAATCAATGTCTTCAGATTTTTTGGCATaatagagatcatctagtccaccccccctgcagaagcagggtcacctagatcaggtcgcatacgaacatgtccaggtgggtcttgaagccctccaaggaaggagcctccacaccccctctgggcagcctgtgccagggctccctcacctcacagtgaaataggttttttcttatatttaagtggaactttttgtgtttcagcttcaccccatcaccccttgtcctgttgctggctactacagGAAAGGGATCATCTTATTTATATGAAGGAAAACCTCTCTGTTACTGTCTTTTCTAAGAATAATTTTCACACCTGCTATTATTCTGTTTTTAAGAGAACTGTTCCAGTTTCTCTCACAAGACCAAATGCTACAATTCAAGACTTGATAAAAACCGTAAGGTTAACATCATCTTCACTTCTTGTACTTACAAGTGGTTAAATACTCCCAATACAACTCCAAAAGTCATGTGAGTCACTCCAAAAATCAcagacattttcattttgaaggaATTCAAAAAGCTGAGGCGGTTGCTTGCCAAATTCCATATctcaagaagggaagaaaaaaccaCCAGCATTAAAGAACAgtgtaataaaataaatgttatcttttaataaataatCTCTTTTAATATCTAGTAAAAGATCTATTTTCATCTCTATTGGAGACCAGAATTCTACCTCAAACGGGGATCACAACTGAAATTTGAGTTTTATGAAAGCTAAATCTTTAAATCTTAAGTTAAACCTTTGACTCACCAAGGGAAGCTCTTTTTGAATGGAAAATGCAAGtagaagtgtatttttttttcctactaagATTGATTTTCCTAATGCACATATCAAAACCTAATTTACAAACGACTGATGACCACAGAGATACAACTGACCGGGTCAATCCCAAAGGGATACGCTCCATTGTACACACCAGTCACGTTGGGATCCAGCGTTAAGAACTGATTAGACTTCAGAACCTCCAGactgcagagaaagcaaaacacaaatcGGATTTGATGCTCTTTAAACATAATAAACATAAAAGGATTCCAAAGCACAAAGGGCCTGTCTAATAAAAACCATAGCAAAAATACCCAGCTCTCTAGGGACTCCCAATCTGGGCTTAATTCATCTATGAAAGCAAAGTTTCTGGATTTTATTCCTCATTTCCCTCAAATGGAAAGTTTGGTTTCAAAAACTCACCATTTGCTTTTATATAAAACTCAATAACACACAAAGAACAATTGATATCTTTTGCCTTTTGCATTAGGATGAGCTTCTACTCTACCTTCACATAGTTTCTAATTAATACAGCACTCACAAGCTGTATTTTACTCAAAGTCTTAATCTAAATCAGTCTTTTGACTCCATTTTAAGTCATTTCCTGTTTTTGAGGCAAAATGATGTGCAAGCTGTGAACATTTAAATACCAAAGGGCTACAACACTTCAACACAATGAGATTTTCCCACTCTGGGAAAAAGTAGGTTTGACAATTCACATAAcctactgttttcttttttcattactACCCAGAAGAGCTGTGCAGACACCAGTGACTGTCAGACAATTAATTGATGTCATTAAGCATTCATTTCTTTACAGTAGATGCTAATGCTGCTTGCTTGGCTACTCATTCCAGAAGCATAACCTAGGACAAATTCCTCCAAAATTAGCCTTGTGTTTTCTATTCCTCTcaaaattttatatatatatatatatatatatatacacacatatatatatatatatatatatacacacacacacatatacactcAGAAACACCTCCTGGAAAACATAGTAATTGGAGACCAACTAAAACCATTAGCATCAACCATTAGCATAAAGATAAAACATAGCACAGGAGTGTGAATAAAAAGAATGCACAAGAAGACGGAGTCTTAGTGACTTTGTTAGGATTTTACAGCAATACCTTTGCAtggccacaaaaaaaaatgcaaaacatgcCTAAGAAGGTTTAGAGACTGAATGAAAAATATATCACCTTGTAAAAGTAGGTGCAAGTTCTTACCACCAATAAAAAGAAGATACTACACCAGCTGCAGTTTTTCATCACTGAAAGTTATCAGCTAGCATATAGCATTAGGGTACTGCAACAGAATTTGTTCCAGATGACTAAGGACATGTAAGGCCAGGAAAGCCCTTACTCCATTAGCACTTGCTACCTTACCAAGCACATTTTGCTAGATTTCACTGCATTTACTTACTACTTTCAATTAAAGGGTGATTAAAATGGGTGAGCAAAAGGGTTAAACTGTTTAAGAAGGGGGGTTTCTGATGGTATAGCAAACAGAGGCACACTACTCACCTCCAGAAGTTCTGTTCAAACATTGCTGAAACATTCCATCCAGAACCAAATATATTTACTGACTTTGAAAAACAGTCATTATAGATCAATCCAGTGTACACAGAGAACAGACCCATTAATAAAATCACGTATCGGCCTTCAAATAACATCTTCATTATCTGTAAGCATTggggaaaacaagaaaacagagaacatCACCTGTGAAAATTCTTGTCAGCACTCACCAAGTAATATGAAGAAACATAGGACCAATCAAATTGTAACAGAGAACAACATCAGTCACCAAATGCATGCAATTCAGCTCCCTTATCATCAGCTTCCTGTCAAGTGATTTATATGTAAAAGTCGGTTTGCATTAGGAAACAGAGCTAGCAACAAGTCCTGAAAGAGAACTGTGATTTAAATTGAATATAGAGATATGAAGTCCCTCTGCAAGCTCCTATGTCACAGAGGCTTTCCTCATTGGCATTGTTACACTAACAAACAGGCTTTTTAAGCCACGTTTCCTACCCAGGACTACTTTTCAACAAGTTAGACATTTGAAGCCATTCTTAATGAAACACAATTCTAAGGAGAAATCTAAGTGCTCCTGCATTCCAACCCCATATGCTTAAGAACAGTTACAATTAAGAAACTTCAAACTACAGCTCCTTTTCAGAGACAGCAAAAGATGCAACTGAAAGTTCATTTTCCCCTCGGGTCAGTCATTCTAACCACATCCTGTGAAACACACACACCATTAATGGcccaagcagaaggaaaacaagcccAGTGTCAACTACTTTTTGTCAGTCTTTCAGTCCAACTTCATTGTTCCTGCCCTTTCAAAGAAAGTGAATAGTTTTTTAAGGTATTGCATTAATCTCAAGGAATATGGCACCTGTAAACAGAAAATCCTGCAACAATGGAAAAAGGAGTGTAACAGtgattttcagaaacacagGAATGATTCAACTGAAGTTGTATTGCTGGATAGGGAGTAAATTATTCATAATTCCTTTACCTCATCTTGTGATCTTCGTAATCTAGGGTGGTTTTCATACAGTATTGTCAGGAGTGCAAATATAAACATTAGTAGACCATGCCCAAAGTCTCCAAACATAATGGCAAACAAGAAGGGAAAAGTGATGATGGTAAAGAGAGCTGAAATGACAAAAGAAGAGATTTCAGGCACTCTCCACAACAGACGATGTCAGAACAACTCCACAACTGAGCATTACCTGACAATTCTGAGGGTAATAACATAAGCCCAGgaagtaaaaagcaaacagttCTTCCTCCATGGCTATTTTGGCTCTGTATTACAAGGTACATTATCCTGCATAGCATGACATAATCAATTTAGCTACCAAAATACATAAGGGCATTTAACTAACTGGGCTACACgatgtgctggactctttcaaGTGATGAGCTCCATGCTCCAGTAAGATCAACAGTCATTACCAAagtttccctttttcctcctaaataTCTTATCTTACTCAacataaaacacagaaagaaatatcCAGCTATTACTAGCATGTTTAATGCTGAAATAACTCATCAAAATCAAATCCCATCTTGCTTTTGAGCTGCTGAAACTTTAAAACAGCTACTCTTAAGAAGCCTGGTTGTCCCCATTTTTGCCTTTACTAGTGTCCAAGGTATTTAAACACCTAACAAGGAAAGCAGCAATGACAGCACAGCTCACAGTTCAGATTTCAGAAGGACCAACCTGGGTTAACCTCCCCATAGTTTCCAACTCCATAAGCATCAACGATGTTTTGGAACCCTGAGGTGAATTTATTGGTACGTATCAAAGTTGGAGGAGGTTGTGTTGTTGGGATGGTGTTcacaaatgaagaaattgtAGCTCCACTCTTCCTCTAATTACAGACAAAAAGAAGATACATTTACATCAAAATTCTGTTATGTTTAATCAAATCAAAACCACTTGCTCTATCAGCAGCTTCACTGATCCATACGCCTAAATCAAGCCCCAAGTTTAACACTTATCCCTTTGTGCCTTCTTAAAAAACACCACACAATACCAACCACAGGCTCTGCTTACAAAGAAACTGATTGACATGAGATCAGCGACCCAGACCAGCCTGTGTCTTCTTTTAGTCCATCTTAAAtaaccattttctttccctatcTGTATAGTTAGTTGAAGACAGAAGTTTTAACATCAGTAAGCATTCAGCTGACTCACCGAACCTTCCTCCAACGCAAGGCGCAAATTTGGCAGATCGGCCACTGGACACCAAACCTCAGCaattaaacatttatttgtGACATCAAAACTGCACATGTTGAGTACATGATAAATGGCTTTCATCTTCTTCACTTGGACAACCCACGTATAGACGGATTCAGATGCTTTACACAAGACTTGTCGTAAGTAATCCTCAGTTTTATGCAGCACctttgtcaaagaaaaaaaaacaacccaaaatcATTTCCCTGAAAATGGAAAAGTGGTTTTGTTAAGCACAGTTAAGAGCACCTCACATTTGTTCAATGCTGGATCACAGCTGTAGGAGGGCACACTAACCACTGCTTACAATAGAAGGCAATGCCAAGTGTCCTGAAGTTCAACAGACACATGCAACACAAGACCGGGGACATGACATAGAGTCATGTTCAGATCCAAAGCTGTATGTATTTTAGAAGCATATTTAGGGATTTAATGCTGTGATTCATCAAATGATTTCCTACAGTGCAATAACTACAGCAAAGGGAACACTGCTGTTTACTCACAGTATGAAGGTCCTGAATACGAACATTCAGTCCTTTGACCACTGTCTCGCGCTCCTCGGTGTTGTTTGGATAGGGATATACATGACAGTGATAGCTACAGAAAGGCAGAAGTTTGTGTTAAATAACCAAACTAAAGCAAAAGCAATCACCCAACCCCCTGCCCTAGTCATATCTGCAACACACCATTTACTAACCACCAAACAGATCCATCTGAGCCAGTGTTTTGCCTGTACTTAATAAAGACTGCAGATAAAATGACTCATCCATTTATTTGCACATAGCATAATCACAAAGCTAGATGCAATGGGGGAGGAGGAACAAATTCCACTTCAAAAGTCTTGCCTAAAAATCAACACTCACAAGGAAGGGCAGCAGGGGAAAAATTAACATGAAAATAAGCCAGATGTaaagaaattatatatatttgttTTGCTTACCAGTCACAAATCTTCTTAACTTTCTGTCCAATTTGTTCACCCCAGTAGGACACtaagaaaacaaaccatttgGTAGTTTCACcctaagaaacaaaaaaaagataaggTGATGAAGTTTATTTGCAACCAACAACTCcactcctcttctccaagctgaacagctcgaggtcctgcagcctttcctcataaggaagatgctccagtcccctgatcatcttggtagccctgtgttGGATATTTCtagaagctccctgtccctcttgagctgaggagcccagaactggacacaggactccagatgtggctcacccagggcagagtagagggggagaagaacctcccttgatctgctggccacactcttcctgatccatcccagaatgccattggccttcttgtaggcagcaatgtgccctcatggacaATTCCACAACGAAGTTCTGCACTTATCAAGCTGAGCCATGATTAATCAACTGCCACTCCTGTAGTTACAGTAGGAATCAAGACCTCTAATTGTAAAGTCTTGCAAGTTCTAATGCTTTAAAACAGCTTTCCCTCCAAGGGCACTGGGAAATCATCTACATTCATTACAGGCAGACCTAAGCAACCATTCTTCCAAGTCTtatgaaaaatacaaacaataaGCTGATGGGTGCAATGTTTACTCACAGTATCTGGATCCTCCAGACACCTGTCCAACTCTGCATAGGTCAGTATAGTATAGCCTTTACAGACTCTCCAGAGcattttttcaaatgctttaacCTTTGCCACATGAACTAATCCAGATATGAACCTATGGAAAAACGTGAAAAATAAGCTGCAATTcacaaggaaaaatgaaaactcaAGAGAACACCATCACTCCAGATGACATGGTCACAGTAACTTAACACCTGCcctctccagaggaggaggcaTCACCCTGAACAGGAAGCAAGTGGTATGTAAAATAGACTCAATTTCTacttagaaaacaaacagaCCATAGGCCTGGGCACACAACTGGAATTCCATTTGACATCATTTCTTCCTGTGATAATAGGTCCTTAACTTTTTCTCAGCAAGGCACCCACTCACAATGGTGGTGTAGAGAGCAGTATCCAGATGTCATTGTAAAGGCAAGTAGGCAACACCATCAATAATGTTACATTTACAACTGACACTGCCAGGTGATTAAACCAGTATGTGTTTATCTTAGAGAAACGGTTAGAAGAAAGTATTGATTTAGAGCATTTAGAGATTGTTCCTGAACACACATAATAGGTTTGATGGAAGTTTTCTGACAGTTTTCTTGGTGCTGTCTTCCTTATCTCTTCAAATAATCCAACTTAGGTCAGACTCCTGTCTAAAATTGTTTTGCAGACCCACTACATTCCATCTTTTATGCAAAAAGCC
It includes:
- the ATP6V0A2 gene encoding V-type proton ATPase 116 kDa subunit a 2, which gives rise to MGSLFRGEPMCLAQLFLQSGSAYECLSEVGERGLAEFRDLNPNVSVFQRKFVNEVKKCEEMERILGYLVQEIKKADIPLPEGDDVPSAPLLKHILEIQEQLQKLETELREITKNKEKLKKNLLELMEYTYMLEVTQRFVGRTAEYESHLHANYEEFPSVENEPLMDYNCMHRLGAKLGFISGLVHVAKVKAFEKMLWRVCKGYTILTYAELDRCLEDPDTGETTKWFVFLVSYWGEQIGQKVKKICDCYHCHVYPYPNNTEERETVVKGLNVRIQDLHTVLHKTEDYLRQVLCKASESVYTWVVQVKKMKAIYHVLNMCSFDVTNKCLIAEVWCPVADLPNLRLALEEGSRKSGATISSFVNTIPTTQPPPTLIRTNKFTSGFQNIVDAYGVGNYGEVNPALFTIITFPFLFAIMFGDFGHGLLMFIFALLTILYENHPRLRRSQDEIMKMLFEGRYVILLMGLFSVYTGLIYNDCFSKSVNIFGSGWNVSAMFEQNFWSLEVLKSNQFLTLDPNVTGVYNGAYPFGIDPIWNLASNRLSFLNSFKMKMSVIFGVTHMTFGVVLGVFNHLHFKKKYNIYLVFLPELLFMMCIFGYLVFLIFFKWLAYSAEDSTSAPSILIEFINMFLFTGGEAEVFYTGQIALQRFLLCIAFLSVPVMLFGKPLYLYWLHSGGRGLRMYRSGYKLIRKESEEELSLLRCHDVEEGSSHSDSGHREEDGEELNFADVFMNQAIHTIEYCLGCISNTASYLRLWALSLAHAQLSEVLWQMVMRVGLRVDATYGVFLLVPVVAFFAVLTVFILLIMEGLSAFLHAIRLHWVEFQNKFYSGGGYKFTPFSFKHISLHFNKDDTA